One part of the Muntiacus reevesi chromosome 18, mMunRee1.1, whole genome shotgun sequence genome encodes these proteins:
- the CBX8 gene encoding chromobox protein homolog 8 — MELSAVGERVFAAEALLKRRIRKGRMEYLVKWKGWSQKYSTWEPEENILDARLLAAFEEREREMELYGPKKRGPKPKTFLLKAQAKAKAKTYEFRSDSARGIRIPYPGRSPQELASTSRSREGLRNMGLSPPGSSSSTSSTCRVEPPRDRERDRDRERERERERERERGTSRADDKPSSPGDSSKKRGPKPRKELLDPSQRPLGEPSDGLGDYLKGRKLDDTASGLGKFPAGHSVIQLARRQDSDLAQCGVASPSPTEATGKLAVDTFPARVIKHRAAFLEAKGQGTLDPGGPRVRHGSGTPGSVGGLYRDMGAQGGRPSLIARIPVARILGDPEEESWSPSLTNLEKVVVTDVTSNFLTVTIKESNTDQGFFKEKR, encoded by the exons ATGGAGCTTTCAGCGGTGGGGGAGCGGGTGTTCGCGGCCGAAGCCCTCCTGAAGCGGCGCATCCGGAAA GGACGCATGGAATACCTCGTGAAATGGAAGGGCTGGTCGCAGAA gtacAGCACATGGGAACCCGAAGAAAACATCCTGGATGCTCGCCTGCTCGCAGCCTTTGAGGAAAG GGAGCGAGAGATGGAGCTGTATGGCCCCAAAAAAAGAGGACCCAAACCCAAAACCTTCCTGCTCAAG GCCCAGGCCAAGGCAAAGGCCAAAACATACGAGTTCCGAAGTGACTCGGCCAGAGGCATTCGGATCCCCTACCCAGGCCGCTCACCCCAAGAACTGGCCTCTACTTCCCGGTCCCGTGAGGGCCTTCGGAACATGGGTCTTTCCCCACCgggaagcagcagcagcaccagcagcaccTGCCGAGTGGAGCCCCCTCGGGACCGCGAGCGCGACCGGGAtcgagagagggagagggaacgAGAGCGGGAGCGTGAACGGGGCACCAGCCGTGCAGATGACAAACCCAGCTCGCCAGGTGACAGCTCCAAGAAGCGAGGTCCAAAGCCCCGGAAAGAGCTCCTAGACCCCTCACAAAGGCCCTTGGGAGAACCCAGTGATGGCCTCGGAGATTACCTCAAGGGCAGGAAGCTGGACGATACTGCTTCCGGGTTAGGAAAGTTCCCAGCTGGCCACAGCGTGATCCAGCTGGCTCGAAGGCAGGACTCGGACCTGGCCCAGTGTGGTGTGGCCAGCCCTAGCCCCACTGAGGCCACAGGCAAGCTGGCTGTGGACACCTTTCCAGCCAGGGTCATAAAGCACAGGGCTGCCTTCCTGGAGGCCAAAGGCCAGGGCACCCTGGACCCTGGTGGCCCCCGGGTCAGGCATGGCTCAGGCACCCCTGGCTCTGTGGGGGGCTTGTATCGGGACATGGGGGCGCAAGGGGGAAGGCCCTCCCTCATCGCCAGAATCCCAGTGGCCAGAATCCTGGGGGACCCAGAGGAAGAATCCTGGAGCCCTTCTCTGACCAACTTGGAGAAGGTGGTAGTCACCGATGTGACCTCAAACTTTTTGACCGTCACCATTAAGGAAAGTAACACGGACCAAgggttttttaaagagaaaagatga